Proteins encoded within one genomic window of Formosa agariphila KMM 3901:
- a CDS encoding 1-aminocyclopropane-1-carboxylate deaminase/D-cysteine desulfhydrase has protein sequence MLFSTLPKQIPNVPIPIASKTGIQLSIKREDEIHPFVSGNKYRKLQYNVLEAQDLAHDTLLTFGGAYSNHIAAVAYAGKVSGFKTIGIVRGEELALETQLNPTLQFATDCGMDIKYVTRSDYRRKEDNDFIEHLQHAFGNFYLIPEGGTNALAVKGCEHILTSDDSEFDYICCAVGTGGTISGLINSSEPHQTVLGFPALKGDFLQNNISKFVTKLNWELITDYHFGGYAKINPDLVSFINTFKSKYTIPLDPVYTGKVVYGVMDLIEKQYFPDGSKILVIHTGGLQGVAGMNLQLEKKKMPIII, from the coding sequence ATGCTATTTTCTACACTTCCTAAACAGATTCCTAATGTGCCTATTCCTATAGCATCTAAAACTGGCATACAGTTAAGTATTAAGCGTGAAGATGAAATTCATCCGTTTGTTAGTGGGAATAAATACCGAAAATTACAGTATAATGTATTAGAAGCTCAAGATTTAGCTCACGATACCTTGTTAACATTTGGTGGTGCATATTCTAATCATATAGCGGCAGTTGCCTATGCAGGGAAAGTTTCAGGATTTAAAACCATTGGCATTGTTAGAGGTGAAGAATTAGCGCTAGAAACGCAATTAAACCCGACGCTCCAATTTGCAACCGATTGTGGTATGGATATTAAATATGTAACACGAAGTGATTATAGACGTAAAGAAGACAACGATTTTATTGAACACTTACAGCATGCTTTTGGTAATTTTTATTTAATTCCTGAAGGTGGAACGAATGCCTTGGCAGTAAAAGGCTGCGAGCATATTTTAACATCAGACGATTCAGAATTCGATTATATTTGTTGTGCTGTGGGAACAGGAGGTACTATTTCTGGACTTATAAATAGTAGTGAGCCACACCAAACCGTTTTAGGATTTCCTGCACTAAAAGGTGATTTTTTACAAAACAATATTAGTAAGTTTGTAACCAAATTAAATTGGGAATTAATAACCGATTATCATTTTGGAGGGTATGCTAAGATAAACCCAGATTTAGTGTCGTTTATAAATACATTTAAATCCAAATACACTATTCCTCTAGACCCTGTTTATACAGGAAAGGTTGTGTATGGTGTTATGGATTTAATTGAGAAACAATATTTTCCAGACGGTTCTAAAATATTAGTTATTCACACAGGAGGATTACAAGGTGTTGCAGGAATGAATTTGCAATTAGAAAAAAAGAAAATGCCCATAATTATATAA